Below is a window of Vicinamibacterales bacterium DNA.
GATCCGCGCCGCCGACGTCCGTCAGACCGACACCACCTCCGGCGTCAACATCCGCAGCACGACATTCAGGCTGGCCGGCAAGAAAGACGTGATGAACGTCGTCAAGGAGCAGGACGGGCAGCGCGCCGAGGTCACCGGCCTGATCAAGAAGTCGGCGCTGATCGAGCCGGGGATGAAGTTCAAGGGCGGACGCGTCGTGATCGGCGGCGGGACGAGCGCCGGCACGACATCCTCGCTGCCGAGCCCGGCCGAGAACGTTCTCGTGCTCGACGCACTCGCCGTGCAGGGCCTCGGCACCAGCTGCGCGTACTGAGCCCCTGGCCTCGCATTCCGGCAGCGGTGCTACACTGCCGCCGCTCAGGAGGGCCCGTGACGTCATGTCTTGCTGTCATGCTGCTGGTCGCGCAAGCCACGAGCTATCAGGCCGCGTCCCCGCCGCCGCGCGACGTCGTCACGCAGAAGGGCACCGCAACGGTCAAAGGGAAGGTCGTGACCGCCGACACCGGAAAGCCGCTCCGCCGCGTGCAGGTGTCGCTGTCCTCGCCTGACCTCACCGAATCCCGATCGATGAGCACGACCGCGCAGGGGCTGTTCGAATTCAAGGACCTGCCCGCGGGCCGGTACAACCTGACCGCGTCGCGCCCCGGTTTTCTTCAGGTGCAATACGGCCAGCGGCGGGTCGGCGAAGCGGGACGGCCGCTGCAGATTGCCGACGGGCAGCAGATCACCGATCTCAGTCTCGCCCTGCCGCGGACCGGATCGATCGCCGGCCGGATCACGGACGAGGTCGGCGAGCCGCTGGCGAACGTGAGCGTGTTTCCAGCCCACTGGCGCTACTTCCGCGGCCGCAAGCGGCTGGTCCGCGCCCCGGGAGGCGCCAGCTTCAATCGCACCGACGAAACCGGCCAGTACCGGATCACCGGACTCGAACCCGGTGACTACTTCGTGATGGCCACGACGCGGGACACGTGGACGGTCGACGAGAACCCGAAGGAGCGCATCGGGTTCAATACGACCTACGCCGCCGGTACGGCGAACCCCGCCGATGCGCAGCCGGTCAAGGTCGTCTCCGGTCAGGAAGCGATCGCGCCCGACTTCGCGATGGTGCCCGGGCGCGTCGCCTCGATCTCCGGCACGGCCAGCGCGTCATCGGGGGCGCCGCTCGCGGGCGAGTCGGTCGAGGTCTCGCAGGAGTTCATGAGCCCTTCGGGCGGCTCGACGTTCGGCATGCCCGGCACCAAGATCGGCGCGGATGGCAGCTTCACCATCAAGTCGCTGGCGCCCGGCGAGTATCGCCTCACCGTGCGCAGGCCGGGCGACAAGGAACGAGGCCTGGAAGGGGCCACCACGATCGTCGCGCTCAGCGGGGAGGACGTGTCCGGCGTGCTGCTCGTCACCGGAGCCGGCGGCACGATCTCGGGTCGAGTGGTCGCCGACAGCGGGGCGCCGCTGCCCGCTCCGGATCAGCGGATGCGCGTCAATACGCGGCCGGTCGACGCCGCCACCACGTTCACCGCGTTCAATGCGGACAACGGGCGCGTCAAGGACGACTGGACGTTTGAAGTCAAGGACGTCATCGGCCGGCATTCGCTGTCGGTCACGTCGCTGCCGGCCGGGTGGGCCGTGCGATCGATCGACTATTTCGGCAAGGACCTGGCGGACACCTCGATCGACGTGGCGAGCGGGCAGCACATCGAAGGTGTGACCATCGTGCTCTCGAAGACGCTGCCGACGATCGCCGGGACGCTGCTCGACCAGGCGAATCGCCCGGCCGACGGATCGGTGCTGATGTTTCCCGAGGACGCGGACAAGTGGGAGGAGAATTCGCGGTTGATCCGGACGGCACGTCCCGACGCGGCCGGCGTGTTCGAATTCCGCCACGTGGTCCCCGGGGAATATCTCGCGGTGCCGCTCGAGTACGTCCGGCCGGGCGACTGGTCGGATCCGGATTTTCTCCGCGGGCTGAAGGAACAGGCGACGCGGGTCCGCGTGGATGCGGCCGGCGTCACCGGATTGTCCCTGGTGCTGAAGCGCCCGCAGCACTGACGTACCACCCGATCGGCCGATCGCCCGATCACCTTCAGCCGCGCTGCATCGAGTTGAGGAAATCTTTTCTCTCCGAGGGGCTTCGCCCCTCGGACTCCCCTGCACGCTCGTTCGCTCGCGGCACCCACTGACGCGTGAGGGCGCCGCTCGGCTCACTCGCGTGGCTCGCGTCGCTGCGCTCCGCTCGCCTAAGCGCGCTGCATCGAGTTGAGGAAATCGGCGTTCGACTTCGCCTTCCCCATCTTGTCGAGCAGCAGTTCCATGCCCTCGGTCGCCGACAGCGGCGACAGCACCTTTCGCAGCACCCAGACGCGATTGAGATCCTCGCGCGGCATCAGCAATTCTTCCTTGCGGGTGCCGCTCTTCTGCAGATCGATCGCCGGGAACACGCGCTTGTCGGACAGCTTGCGATCCAGATGGATCTCCATGTTGCCCGTGCCCTTGAACTCCTCGAAGATCACGTCGTCCATGCGCGAGCCGGTGTCGATCAGCGCGGTGGCGATGATGGTGAGCGAGCCCCCCTCCTCCACCTTGCGCGCCGCGCCGAAGAACCGCTTCGGTTTCTGCAGCGCGTTCGAGTCGAGGCCGCCCGACAGGACCTTGCCCGACGAGGGGATGACGGCGTTGTAGGCGCGCGCGAGCCGGGTGATCGAGTCGAGCAGGATGAGGACGTCCTTCTTGTGCTCGACGAGCCGCTTGGCCTTTTCGATCACCATCTCCGCCACCTGCACGTGGCGCTGTGCCGGCTCGTCGAACGTCGAGGCGATGACCTCGCCGTTCACCGAGCGCTGCATGTCGGTGACTTCTTCCGGCCGCTCGTCGATCAGCAGGACGATGAGGTACACCTCGGGGTGGTTCTTCGCGACCGACTGCGCGATGTTCTGCAGCAGCATCGTCTTGCCGGTGCGCGGCGGCGCGACGATCAGCCCGCGCTGGCCGCGGCCGATCGGCGTCATCAGGTCCATGACGCGGCCCGAGAGGTTGTCGGACGCCGTCTCGAGGGTGAACTTCTCCTGCGGATAGAGCGGCGTCAGGTTCTCGAAGAACAGCTTGTCGCGGACGTGCTCGGGGGCCTCGAAGTTGACCGCCTCGACCTTGATCAGCGCGAAATAGCGCTCACCCTCCTTCGGCGATCGGATCTGCCCCGAGACGGTGTCCCCGGTCTGCAGGTCGAACTTGCGGATCTGCGACGGCGAGACGTAGATGTCGTCGGGACCGGGCAGGTAGTTGTAGTCGGGCGCGCGGAGGAAGCCGAAGCCGTCGGGCAGGACCTCGAGCACGCCTTCCGAGAAGATGAAGCCGCTCTTCTCGGTCTGCGCTTTGAGGATCTGGAAGATCAGATCCTGCTTGCGCATGCCGGTGGCTCCCTGGACGTTGAGGTCCTTGGCGATCTGCGTCAGCTCCTGGATGCTCTTGTCCTTCAGATCCGCGAGATTCAGGCGCTCCTGCCGCGGCGGCGCGGGTGGCGGCGAGGCGGCGGCGGGCGCCGTCTGGGCCCTGGGAGCGGCCGGCGGCGGCGCGGCCGCCGGTGCGGGCGCCGGCGGCGGATCGGCGGCTACCGGATCGGCGGCTCCGGGATCGGCGGCGGGCGGATCGGCCACGGCCGGCGCCTCCGGCGGCGCCGCGGCGGCGGAGGCTTCCGGCGCGGGTCGCGGCCGGGCGCGCCGCGGAGCATCGGCGGCGGAGTCCTTGCGTTTCTGATTCGGCATTGGGTATCGCGTGGAATTGAACGGAACGGTTGGTGGGCGGGACGCAGTATAGACAGTCCCTAGAACATCCGCAACCGCCTTGTGCCCGGGAGGAACGGCGCCGACGCGATCTGGCCGTCGAATGCCGCCCCCCAGCGCCCCGGGATCGCCGTGCCGCACTGCGGACAGCGCCCCTCGGGCGTCAGGTGGTATGCGCGAATCAGATAGCCGTACCGCTCGACCAGCAGCGCGGCGCAGTGGTGGCAGCGGGTGTTCTCCAGGTCGCCGACGCGGCCCGGGATGTTGCCGGCATAGACGTAGCGCAGC
It encodes the following:
- a CDS encoding carboxypeptidase-like regulatory domain-containing protein, with translation MTSCLAVMLLVAQATSYQAASPPPRDVVTQKGTATVKGKVVTADTGKPLRRVQVSLSSPDLTESRSMSTTAQGLFEFKDLPAGRYNLTASRPGFLQVQYGQRRVGEAGRPLQIADGQQITDLSLALPRTGSIAGRITDEVGEPLANVSVFPAHWRYFRGRKRLVRAPGGASFNRTDETGQYRITGLEPGDYFVMATTRDTWTVDENPKERIGFNTTYAAGTANPADAQPVKVVSGQEAIAPDFAMVPGRVASISGTASASSGAPLAGESVEVSQEFMSPSGGSTFGMPGTKIGADGSFTIKSLAPGEYRLTVRRPGDKERGLEGATTIVALSGEDVSGVLLVTGAGGTISGRVVADSGAPLPAPDQRMRVNTRPVDAATTFTAFNADNGRVKDDWTFEVKDVIGRHSLSVTSLPAGWAVRSIDYFGKDLADTSIDVASGQHIEGVTIVLSKTLPTIAGTLLDQANRPADGSVLMFPEDADKWEENSRLIRTARPDAAGVFEFRHVVPGEYLAVPLEYVRPGDWSDPDFLRGLKEQATRVRVDAAGVTGLSLVLKRPQH
- the rho gene encoding transcription termination factor Rho; translation: MNLADLKDKSIQELTQIAKDLNVQGATGMRKQDLIFQILKAQTEKSGFIFSEGVLEVLPDGFGFLRAPDYNYLPGPDDIYVSPSQIRKFDLQTGDTVSGQIRSPKEGERYFALIKVEAVNFEAPEHVRDKLFFENLTPLYPQEKFTLETASDNLSGRVMDLMTPIGRGQRGLIVAPPRTGKTMLLQNIAQSVAKNHPEVYLIVLLIDERPEEVTDMQRSVNGEVIASTFDEPAQRHVQVAEMVIEKAKRLVEHKKDVLILLDSITRLARAYNAVIPSSGKVLSGGLDSNALQKPKRFFGAARKVEEGGSLTIIATALIDTGSRMDDVIFEEFKGTGNMEIHLDRKLSDKRVFPAIDLQKSGTRKEELLMPREDLNRVWVLRKVLSPLSATEGMELLLDKMGKAKSNADFLNSMQRA